In Mesorhizobium sp., one DNA window encodes the following:
- a CDS encoding ribokinase yields MITVIGSINLDLIATVGRLPSPGETVPGTGFRSAPGGKGANQALAARRAGSAVRMVGAVGRDAFAAEALALLKEGGVDLSLVAETGAPTGTALILVGGDGENMIAVVPGANGEVVPAALNGLSLAQGEHVLLQHEIPLETVAAALKAARAAGAVSILNTAPFRKEAAGLVADADYLVANETEFDFYAKELDLSGVSREEKLEAYVGRTGRTVIVTLGADGVVAAGRAGSLSVPAMKITPVDTVGAGDTFCGYLGDGLARGLPLEAAIRRASVAGSLACLKPGAQPSIPLDAEVAACL; encoded by the coding sequence TTGATCACCGTCATTGGCTCCATCAATCTCGACCTCATCGCCACGGTCGGACGCCTGCCCTCGCCGGGCGAGACTGTGCCGGGCACCGGCTTCCGCTCGGCCCCGGGCGGCAAGGGCGCGAACCAGGCGCTGGCGGCGCGGCGCGCCGGCTCGGCGGTGCGGATGGTCGGCGCTGTCGGCAGGGACGCATTTGCCGCCGAAGCGCTGGCGCTGCTGAAGGAGGGCGGTGTCGACCTCTCGCTCGTTGCCGAAACCGGTGCGCCGACCGGCACCGCGCTGATCCTGGTCGGCGGCGACGGCGAGAACATGATCGCGGTCGTGCCCGGCGCCAACGGCGAGGTCGTCCCGGCCGCGCTGAACGGGCTCTCCCTTGCCCAGGGCGAACATGTCCTCCTGCAGCATGAGATCCCCCTCGAAACCGTCGCCGCGGCGCTGAAAGCCGCGCGCGCCGCCGGCGCGGTCTCGATCCTCAACACCGCGCCGTTCCGCAAAGAAGCGGCGGGCCTTGTCGCCGACGCCGACTATCTCGTCGCCAACGAGACCGAATTCGATTTTTACGCCAAGGAACTCGACCTTTCCGGCGTCTCACGGGAAGAGAAGCTGGAGGCCTATGTGGGAAGGACAGGTCGCACGGTGATCGTCACGCTCGGAGCCGACGGTGTCGTCGCGGCCGGCCGGGCCGGCTCGCTTTCGGTCCCGGCGATGAAGATCACCCCGGTCGACACGGTCGGCGCCGGCGACACCTTCTGCGGCTATCTCGGCGACGGGCTGGCACGGGGTCTTCCGCTCGAGGCCGCGATCCGCCGCGCCTCGGTCGCCGGCTCGCTCGCCTGCCTCAAGCCCGGCGCCCAGCCGTCGATCCCGCTGGATGCGGAGGTCGCCGCGTGTCTGTGA
- the typA gene encoding translational GTPase TypA, which yields MNLRNIAIIAHVDHGKTTLVDELLKQAGSFRENQRVAERAMDSNDLEKERGITILAKATSVEWKDTRINIVDTPGHADFGGEVERILSMVDSAIVLVDAAEGPMPQTKFVVGKALKVGLKPIVVINKIDRPDARHVEVVNEVFDLFAALDATDEQLDFPILYGSGRDGWVSENPEGPKEQKLAPLFDLIVKHVPAPTVHPGPFRMIGTLLEANPFLGRIITGRIESGSLKPNQAVKVLARDGSLVETGRVSKILAFRGLERQPIEEAQAGDIVAIAGLPKGTVADTFCDPAVTEPLQAQPIDPPTVTMSFLVNDSPLAGTEGDKVTSRVIRDRLMREAEGNVALKIEESADKDSFYVSGRGELQLAVLIETMRREGFELAVSRPRVVMQKDEHGNLLEPVEEVVIDVDEEHAGVVVQKMSERKAEMVELRPSGGNRQRLVFHAPTRGLIGYQSELLTDTRGTAVMNRLFHAYEPYKGELPGRTNGVLISNEQGESVAYAMWNLEDRGPMVIDAGVKVYQGMIIGIHSRDNDLEVNVLKGKKLTNIRAAGKDEAVKLTPPIRMTLERALAWIQDDELVEVTPKSIRLRKLYLDPNDRKRFEKSAKVAGAA from the coding sequence ATGAACCTTCGCAATATCGCGATCATCGCGCACGTCGACCATGGCAAGACCACGCTGGTCGACGAACTTCTCAAACAGGCCGGCTCGTTCCGCGAGAACCAGCGCGTCGCCGAGCGCGCGATGGATTCGAACGACCTCGAAAAGGAACGCGGCATCACCATCCTGGCCAAGGCCACCTCGGTCGAATGGAAGGATACCCGCATCAACATCGTCGACACCCCCGGCCACGCCGATTTCGGCGGCGAGGTTGAGCGCATCCTGTCGATGGTGGATTCGGCGATCGTGCTGGTGGACGCCGCCGAAGGGCCGATGCCGCAGACGAAGTTCGTCGTCGGCAAGGCGCTCAAGGTCGGCCTCAAGCCGATCGTGGTGATCAACAAGATCGACCGTCCGGACGCGCGCCACGTCGAGGTCGTCAACGAGGTGTTCGACCTGTTCGCGGCGCTCGACGCCACCGACGAGCAGCTCGACTTCCCGATCCTCTACGGTTCGGGCCGCGACGGCTGGGTCTCCGAGAACCCGGAAGGTCCGAAGGAGCAGAAGCTCGCGCCCCTGTTCGACCTGATCGTCAAGCACGTGCCGGCTCCGACCGTCCATCCCGGTCCGTTCCGCATGATCGGCACGCTGCTGGAGGCGAACCCCTTCCTCGGCCGCATCATCACCGGCCGCATCGAGAGCGGCAGCCTGAAGCCCAACCAGGCGGTCAAGGTCCTGGCGCGCGACGGCTCGCTGGTCGAAACGGGCCGTGTGTCGAAAATCCTTGCCTTCCGCGGTCTCGAGCGCCAGCCGATCGAAGAGGCCCAGGCGGGCGACATCGTCGCCATCGCCGGCCTGCCGAAGGGCACGGTCGCCGACACGTTCTGCGATCCGGCCGTCACCGAGCCGCTGCAGGCACAGCCGATCGATCCGCCGACGGTCACCATGTCGTTCCTGGTCAACGACAGCCCGCTGGCCGGCACCGAGGGCGACAAGGTGACGAGCCGCGTCATCCGCGACCGTCTGATGCGCGAGGCGGAGGGCAACGTCGCTCTCAAGATCGAGGAATCCGCCGACAAGGATTCCTTCTACGTCTCCGGCCGCGGCGAACTGCAGCTCGCGGTGCTGATCGAAACCATGCGCCGCGAGGGCTTCGAACTCGCCGTGTCGCGTCCGCGCGTCGTCATGCAGAAGGACGAGCATGGCAACCTGCTCGAGCCTGTCGAGGAAGTCGTCATCGACGTCGACGAGGAGCATGCCGGCGTCGTCGTGCAGAAGATGAGCGAGCGCAAGGCCGAGATGGTCGAGCTGCGCCCCTCCGGCGGCAACCGCCAGCGCCTCGTCTTCCACGCCCCGACCCGCGGCCTGATCGGCTACCAGTCGGAACTGTTGACCGACACGCGCGGCACCGCCGTGATGAACCGGCTGTTCCATGCCTACGAGCCCTACAAGGGCGAGTTGCCCGGCCGCACCAACGGGGTGCTGATCTCCAACGAGCAGGGCGAGTCCGTCGCCTATGCGATGTGGAACCTGGAAGACCGCGGCCCGATGGTCATCGACGCCGGCGTCAAGGTCTACCAGGGGATGATCATCGGCATCCACAGCCGTGACAACGACCTCGAGGTCAACGTGCTCAAGGGCAAGAAGCTGACCAACATCCGCGCCGCCGGCAAGGACGAGGCGGTGAAGCTGACGCCGCCGATCCGCATGACGCTGGAGCGCGCGCTGGCCTGGATCCAGGACGACGAACTGGTCGAGGTGACGCCGAAATCGATCCGCCTGCGCAAGCTCTATCTCGACCCCAACGACCGCAAGCGCTTCGAAAAGTCGGCGAAGGTGGCGGGTGCGGCCTGA
- a CDS encoding DMT family transporter, which translates to MFPVLVCTFAIFLLSAMDAAMKGLVLAIGVYNTVLWRSLLATVVAGSVWSTTTRTLPPTSVLRLHVLRAVVIGIMLISFFWGLARLPLAAAIALSFVAPLIALFLAAVTLGEKIRRAAIWGSLAGTAGVAIIMAGQFGHTAYTQTALAGTASVLCSTVFYAYNLVLMRRQALVARPLEVTFFQNLVLAVILGSAAPWLAVALPRELWLPIAGVTALSLSGQLLMSWAYGRAEAQYLIPTEYTAFVWAIGLGWFFFGEAVSWTTLAGALLIITGCLVAARSNPKLAEPIEATV; encoded by the coding sequence ATGTTTCCGGTGCTGGTCTGCACTTTTGCGATCTTTCTCCTGTCGGCGATGGACGCCGCCATGAAAGGCCTCGTGCTCGCGATCGGCGTCTACAACACCGTCCTGTGGCGCAGCCTGCTGGCCACCGTTGTCGCCGGCAGCGTCTGGTCGACCACCACACGGACCCTCCCGCCGACAAGCGTGCTGCGGCTGCACGTCCTGCGCGCGGTCGTGATCGGCATCATGCTGATCTCGTTCTTCTGGGGGCTGGCGCGGCTGCCCCTCGCCGCGGCGATCGCCTTGAGTTTCGTTGCGCCGCTGATCGCGCTGTTCCTCGCGGCCGTGACGCTTGGAGAGAAGATTCGGCGTGCGGCGATCTGGGGCTCGCTGGCGGGCACTGCCGGAGTCGCCATCATCATGGCGGGGCAGTTCGGGCACACCGCCTACACGCAGACTGCCCTGGCGGGAACCGCGTCGGTGCTCTGCTCCACGGTGTTCTATGCCTACAACCTCGTTCTGATGCGCCGGCAAGCCTTGGTCGCCAGGCCCCTGGAAGTCACCTTCTTCCAGAACCTCGTGCTGGCGGTAATCCTCGGGTCCGCGGCGCCGTGGCTCGCGGTGGCTCTGCCTCGCGAGCTCTGGCTGCCGATCGCCGGGGTCACCGCCCTATCGCTGTCGGGACAGCTTTTGATGAGCTGGGCCTACGGGAGGGCCGAGGCGCAATATCTGATCCCGACCGAATACACCGCCTTCGTCTGGGCGATCGGGCTCGGCTGGTTCTTCTTCGGCGAGGCCGTTTCCTGGACGACGCTGGCCGGCGCCTTGCTCATCATCAC